One Pseudomonas tolaasii NCPPB 2192 genomic window carries:
- a CDS encoding heavy metal response regulator transcription factor produces MRILVVEDEQKTADYLQQGLSESGYVVDCASNGVDGLHLAGQHAYELVILDVNLPGKDGWEVLEQLRRSSTQRVMMLTARGRLADKIKGLDMGADDYLVKPFEFPELLARVRTLLRRSEHIPQPDVFRVCDLELDPRRHRAYRGNRRIDLTTKEFALLQVLMRQSGEVLTRTQIISLVWDMNFDCDTNVVEVSISRLRAKVDDQSEVKLIHTIRGVGYVLEARQ; encoded by the coding sequence ATGCGTATCCTTGTGGTTGAGGACGAGCAAAAAACCGCCGACTACCTGCAGCAAGGCCTGAGCGAAAGTGGTTACGTAGTCGACTGCGCATCCAATGGCGTCGATGGCTTGCACTTGGCTGGCCAACATGCGTACGAACTGGTGATTCTCGACGTCAACCTTCCAGGAAAAGACGGCTGGGAAGTGCTGGAGCAATTGCGCCGCAGCAGCACCCAGCGCGTGATGATGCTGACCGCACGTGGCCGGCTGGCCGACAAGATCAAGGGGCTGGACATGGGCGCCGACGACTACCTGGTCAAGCCCTTCGAATTTCCCGAGCTGCTGGCACGGGTGCGCACCCTGTTGCGGCGCAGCGAGCACATCCCGCAACCGGATGTATTCCGTGTGTGCGACCTGGAACTGGACCCCCGCCGCCATCGCGCCTATCGCGGCAACCGGCGTATCGACCTGACCACCAAGGAGTTCGCCCTCCTGCAAGTGCTGATGCGCCAGTCCGGCGAAGTGCTGACCCGCACGCAAATCATTTCATTGGTGTGGGACATGAACTTCGACTGCGACACCAACGTGGTGGAAGTCTCCATCAGCCGCCTGCGCGCCAAGGTGGATGACCAGAGCGAGGTCAAACTGATCCACACGATTCGCGGCGTGGGTTATGTGCTGGAGGCGCGACAATGA
- a CDS encoding OprD family porin, whose product MNVRHYALPLSLLAVMPMAAGAADEKPEGFIEGSSVNVLARNFYFNRDDRKGQSSPTGNGYSEAWAQGLIGKFESGFTQGTVGFGLDAFAMYGLRLDSGTGRSGGKGSFGVLPVDSENQPESDYSKFGGAAKLRFLDTVIKAGDVFPNTPVVAAGDSRLLPESFRGVTAQNTSLEGLTLQGGRLSSMSQPTQSGMNKGFATFYAGKVDSPWIGYVGGDYQLNKHLSVSLYSSRLKDAWDQYYFGTAAKYPLSNDVSLFGDFNYYKAVDEGKKLLGEFNNNIWSAKVGVQAGAHTLALSHQRNNGNDDFDYLRQSDSIFLNNSIQYSDFNSPKERSWMVRYDLDMHTFGIPGLSFMTRYGKGTGADYSNANAVYMRRDAAGNPLTDQRRWERDIEARYVVQSGNFKDLSLRLRQATVRSSAFESDLEEVRVIVEYPLAAL is encoded by the coding sequence ATTAATGTGCGCCATTACGCCCTCCCCCTTTCCCTGCTCGCGGTAATGCCCATGGCAGCCGGAGCGGCAGACGAAAAGCCGGAGGGGTTTATCGAAGGCAGCAGCGTCAACGTGCTTGCACGCAATTTTTACTTCAACCGTGATGACCGCAAGGGCCAGTCCAGCCCCACCGGCAACGGTTATTCCGAGGCCTGGGCACAAGGTTTGATCGGCAAGTTCGAATCCGGTTTTACCCAGGGCACCGTGGGGTTTGGCCTGGACGCGTTTGCCATGTACGGCCTGCGGCTCGACTCAGGCACGGGCCGCAGCGGCGGCAAAGGCTCATTCGGCGTGCTGCCGGTAGACAGTGAAAACCAGCCTGAAAGCGACTACAGCAAATTCGGCGGCGCGGCAAAACTGCGTTTCCTCGACACCGTGATCAAAGCCGGCGACGTGTTTCCCAACACACCCGTGGTTGCCGCCGGTGACTCGCGCCTGCTCCCCGAAAGCTTTCGTGGCGTGACCGCGCAAAATACCAGCCTTGAAGGCCTGACCCTGCAGGGCGGGCGCCTGAGCAGCATGAGCCAACCCACTCAAAGCGGTATGAACAAAGGCTTTGCCACCTTTTATGCAGGCAAGGTCGATTCGCCCTGGATCGGCTACGTCGGCGGCGATTACCAACTCAACAAACACCTGAGCGTGAGCCTGTACAGCAGCCGTTTGAAAGACGCCTGGGACCAGTACTATTTCGGCACTGCCGCCAAATACCCGCTGAGCAACGATGTGTCTTTGTTCGGCGACTTCAATTACTACAAAGCGGTGGACGAAGGCAAAAAGCTATTGGGTGAGTTCAATAACAACATCTGGAGCGCCAAGGTCGGGGTACAGGCCGGCGCCCACACCCTGGCACTGTCGCACCAGCGCAATAACGGCAATGACGATTTTGACTACCTGCGCCAATCGGATTCGATCTTCCTCAATAACTCCATCCAGTACAGCGACTTCAACTCGCCCAAGGAGCGGTCGTGGATGGTGCGCTACGACCTGGACATGCACACGTTCGGCATTCCCGGCCTGTCATTCATGACCCGCTACGGCAAAGGCACCGGCGCCGACTACAGCAATGCCAACGCGGTGTATATGCGCCGTGATGCAGCAGGTAATCCGTTGACCGATCAACGCCGTTGGGAGCGGGATATCGAAGCCAGGTACGTCGTACAGAGTGGCAACTTCAAGGATCTGTCGCTGCGTCTGCGTCAGGCCACCGTGCGCTCCAGTGCTTTCGAGTCTGACCTGGAAGAAGTTCGCGTGATTGTCGAATACCCACTGGCGGCATTGTGA
- a CDS encoding DUF2790 domain-containing protein, translated as MNFYKMAVGVFIAVLSFGALAEGGGDRTFALMMERNEKAMAAYAEKKGKPAPEIKAYRYGMKLDIAKVVNVTPPIRSCEAVPSRMTYEDSTGKLNTLQYQVMGVCRNNGG; from the coding sequence ATGAACTTTTACAAAATGGCGGTGGGCGTATTCATTGCGGTGTTGTCCTTTGGCGCACTGGCCGAAGGCGGTGGGGATCGCACCTTTGCCCTGATGATGGAGCGCAATGAGAAAGCCATGGCGGCCTATGCCGAGAAAAAGGGCAAGCCGGCCCCCGAAATAAAGGCGTATCGCTACGGCATGAAGCTGGACATTGCCAAAGTGGTCAACGTGACGCCGCCGATTCGTTCGTGCGAGGCCGTGCCGTCGCGCATGACCTACGAGGACTCCACCGGCAAGCTCAACACCCTTCAATATCAAGTGATGGGCGTGTGCCGAAACAACGGTGGCTAA
- a CDS encoding flavin reductase family protein, which produces MSPTHRRPVPLSKAYRLLNHGPTVLVSAAHNGQRNIMAAAWAMPLDFEPPKVAVVLDKSTWTRQLLEGAGTFVLQVPCVAQADLVQTVGNTTGSETDKFAAYGLQTFTGEHTEAPLLEGCVAWLECRLLPEPHNQQTYDLFLGEVVAAYADERVFSEGHWHFENHAELRTLHHVAGGNFLTIGEPVVGRQL; this is translated from the coding sequence ATGAGCCCTACCCATCGTCGCCCCGTTCCGCTGTCCAAGGCCTACCGTTTGCTCAACCACGGGCCAACCGTATTGGTCAGCGCGGCGCACAATGGCCAGCGCAATATCATGGCTGCAGCCTGGGCCATGCCGCTGGACTTTGAGCCGCCGAAAGTCGCCGTGGTGCTGGACAAGTCCACCTGGACTCGCCAACTGCTGGAGGGCGCCGGCACCTTCGTGCTCCAGGTGCCCTGCGTGGCCCAGGCTGATCTTGTGCAGACGGTCGGCAACACCACCGGCTCCGAAACGGATAAATTCGCTGCGTATGGCCTGCAAACCTTTACCGGCGAGCACACCGAAGCGCCCCTGCTGGAAGGTTGTGTGGCGTGGCTTGAGTGCCGCCTGTTGCCCGAACCCCACAACCAGCAGACCTATGACCTGTTTCTCGGCGAAGTGGTCGCGGCCTACGCCGACGAGCGTGTCTTCAGCGAAGGGCACTGGCATTTCGAAAACCATGCTGAACTGCGCACGTTGCACCATGTGGCGGGCGGCAATTTCCTGACCATTGGTGAGCCGGTCGTCGGTCGTCAGCTGTAA
- a CDS encoding AraC family transcriptional regulator, which produces MGNPTSTLDWLHRAPHASGLDRIEAYFAGFAFDPHRHDTYAIGRTLFGVQSFHYRGCMTHSLPGTTMVIHPDETHDGRASSVEGFKYRMIYVEPALIQQILGGKPLPFIPKGLSTDPRLFRASEVLLQSLDCPIDPLQEQDAMFDLAQALSTTSGEIISRKSFDYVAAERAREFIHSALGRSITLDEMADHCGRDRWALSRDFRLLFGTSPYRYLTMRRLDMVRSLLAQGQSLVDAAMTAGFTDQSHMTRQFRSTYGMPPSRWVKMSGRVQRG; this is translated from the coding sequence ATGGGCAATCCGACTTCCACCCTCGACTGGCTGCACCGCGCCCCGCACGCCAGTGGCCTGGACCGTATCGAGGCGTACTTCGCCGGCTTCGCATTCGACCCGCACCGCCATGACACCTACGCCATCGGGCGCACGCTGTTCGGGGTGCAGAGTTTTCATTATCGCGGCTGCATGACCCACAGCCTGCCGGGCACGACCATGGTGATTCATCCCGACGAAACCCATGACGGTCGCGCCAGCAGCGTGGAGGGTTTCAAATACCGGATGATCTATGTGGAGCCGGCGCTGATCCAGCAGATTCTCGGCGGCAAGCCGTTACCGTTTATCCCCAAGGGTTTGTCCACGGACCCCAGGTTATTCCGTGCCAGCGAAGTGCTGCTGCAAAGCCTGGATTGCCCGATCGACCCCTTGCAAGAGCAAGACGCGATGTTCGACCTGGCCCAGGCACTGAGCACCACTTCCGGGGAAATCATCAGCCGCAAATCCTTCGATTACGTGGCCGCCGAGCGCGCCCGGGAATTTATCCACAGCGCGTTGGGCCGCAGCATTACGCTGGATGAAATGGCCGACCATTGCGGCCGCGACCGCTGGGCGCTATCGCGGGACTTTCGTTTGCTGTTCGGCACCAGCCCCTACCGCTACCTGACCATGCGCCGCCTGGATATGGTGCGCAGCCTGCTGGCCCAGGGCCAATCGCTGGTGGACGCCGCGATGACCGCAGGTTTCACCGACCAGAGCCACATGACCCGGCAATTTCGCAGCACCTATGGCATGCCGCCGTCGCGCTGGGTGAAGATGTCGGGCCGCGTCCAGCGCGGCTGA
- a CDS encoding DUF2975 domain-containing protein — MNTQSLALLSQRMSVVTLVLIISMLALNAAGWLFPVFGSSPQGLGLNFALSDRLIQGRIDKVALFPMWQIFGAILLSSVPLLALTSGLNHLRKLFQSYARGEYFSSKAAFHLGKVGKAVAVWVLLDFLCEPLLSAWVTMNEPVGQRLITLSVTTPSFVALFLAACIAVIARILWQASEVDSENRTFV, encoded by the coding sequence ATGAATACACAAAGTCTTGCCCTGCTCAGCCAACGCATGTCAGTGGTCACGCTGGTGCTGATTATCAGCATGCTCGCCCTTAACGCTGCCGGGTGGCTGTTCCCGGTGTTCGGTTCTTCACCTCAGGGGCTTGGTTTGAACTTCGCCTTGAGCGATCGCTTGATTCAGGGGCGCATTGATAAAGTGGCCTTGTTCCCGATGTGGCAAATCTTCGGAGCTATCCTGCTGTCCAGCGTGCCGTTGCTGGCGCTTACATCCGGCTTGAACCACCTGCGCAAACTGTTTCAGAGCTATGCTCGCGGTGAGTACTTTTCCAGCAAGGCTGCGTTTCATCTGGGCAAGGTGGGCAAGGCTGTCGCCGTTTGGGTGCTGCTGGATTTTTTATGTGAGCCATTGTTGAGTGCCTGGGTGACAATGAATGAGCCGGTCGGTCAGCGGCTGATCACGCTGAGTGTGACTACGCCCAGTTTTGTGGCGCTCTTCCTGGCGGCTTGCATCGCAGTGATTGCGCGTATCCTGTGGCAGGCCAGTGAAGTGGATTCTGAAAACCGCACCTTTGTTTGA
- a CDS encoding helix-turn-helix domain-containing protein yields the protein MPIVIELDVMLARRKVKSKDLAAAIGITEQNLSLLKQGKVKGIRLGTLDAICAYLECQPGDLLVHKPEPDTEQ from the coding sequence ATGCCCATTGTGATTGAGTTGGACGTTATGCTTGCCCGGCGCAAGGTCAAATCCAAGGACCTGGCTGCGGCTATCGGGATTACCGAACAGAACCTGTCTTTGCTCAAGCAAGGCAAGGTGAAGGGGATACGGCTCGGCACGCTGGATGCCATTTGTGCCTACCTGGAATGCCAACCGGGTGACTTGCTGGTGCACAAACCTGAGCCAGACACTGAGCAATAA
- a CDS encoding LysE family translocator, with translation MTLPHWAYAAPLVSLGLLWIVAVVTPGPNFFNIAQLAANGSRRHGVAASAGVASGTILWGLAGGLGIKSLFTAAPMLYVAFKIIGGCYLIYLGLKLFKRSTPAAGQQMLPDEPRRSMFSAWRLGLLGNLSNPKSALFVATIFASTMPPSPSPMLLTLAVIVMATLSFSWYTAVALVFSSERMASVYSRSRKWLDRFAGGCYLLFGAHLVANR, from the coding sequence ATGACGCTTCCACACTGGGCATACGCAGCACCTTTGGTGTCGTTGGGGCTGCTCTGGATTGTCGCCGTGGTGACCCCCGGCCCTAACTTCTTCAACATTGCCCAACTGGCTGCCAACGGTTCGCGCCGTCATGGCGTGGCGGCGTCGGCGGGTGTCGCGTCGGGGACCATTTTGTGGGGCCTGGCGGGAGGCCTGGGTATCAAGTCGTTGTTCACGGCTGCACCCATGTTGTACGTGGCATTCAAGATTATCGGCGGCTGCTATTTGATTTACCTGGGGCTCAAGCTGTTTAAGCGTTCGACGCCTGCTGCCGGGCAGCAGATGCTGCCGGATGAACCCCGACGTTCGATGTTCTCGGCCTGGCGTCTGGGGTTGCTTGGTAACCTGTCCAACCCCAAGTCGGCGCTGTTTGTCGCCACCATTTTCGCGTCGACCATGCCGCCTTCGCCTTCTCCCATGCTGTTGACCCTGGCGGTGATCGTGATGGCCACTTTGTCGTTCAGTTGGTATACCGCTGTGGCGCTGGTGTTTTCCAGCGAGCGGATGGCGAGTGTCTACAGCCGTTCGCGCAAGTGGCTCGACCGCTTTGCCGGCGGTTGCTACTTGTTGTTCGGCGCACATCTGGTAGCGAATCGCTGA